CCAGGATGGAAGCTACCTCGCCGAGCTGCTGCTGGAGAAGGGATACAAGGTGTACGGGCTGGTGCGCCGCAGCTCCACCGTCACCTTCGAGCGCATCCAGCACATCCAGGACCGCCT
The DNA window shown above is from Longimicrobium sp. and carries:
- a CDS encoding GDP-mannose 4,6-dehydratase codes for the protein MKTALITGITGQDGSYLAELLLEKGYKVYGLVRRSSTVTFERIQHIQDRL